The stretch of DNA AGCACCGATACGATGCCGAGGGTGATTCCGTCTGTGGGCGCAACGCCGAACAGAAAGATCCTGATAAAACGAGTAAGGCATAGCGCACCGACGATTCCGCGCCCCGCTCCTACCAATGCTATGCGCGTCCCATTTCTGACAACCATGCCAAGCACATCTTTGGCCTCGGCGCCCAACGCCATCCGGATTCCGATCTCCTGCGTCCGCTGACCGACGGAGTAGTTGACCAAGCCATAAAGTCCGATCGCCGCCATCAAGACTGACACGACGGCAAAAAAGGTGAAGAGACCGAGATAGAACCGTGAGCTCGCGATATGAGTCTCAAAAAGGTCTTTCAACATTTCCATTTCGATTGGCATCTTCGAATCGAGCGCCCAAACCTCGCGCCGCAGATCCGGCGCCAGATTGCGCGGGTCGCCTGCGCTTCGAACGACGAAAGTGACATTACGCATAATCCAGTTGTCGGCGGCTGATACGTAGACTTTCGGGCCGAATTGCGCCTGGAGTGACCCGTACCTGACGTCGCCAACCACACCAATAACCTCGCGCGGGATCGATTCCCCGGTAAAGAAGAGCTTCTTGCCCAGGGGATTTTCACCTGGACAAAATTGTTGTGCCGCCTCTTGACTCAAGATCACCTCGGGGAGCACCTTCTGGCTATCGTATTCCGCAAACCCTCGTCCGCGAAGCACCGGGATTCCCATCGTGGCAAAATACCCGGAGGTTATGCCCACCGGCTCTATGTTGCGCCATCGATCGCGATCCTGCGCGGCTTCCGACATGCGGGCACTCGTCATGGCATTGGAACCATCCAAGGGGAAAATGCTGGATGCCGCTACCGCGCGCACCTGTGGCAGCGCCTGCAACCGCCTCAGCAGTTGATCAGCAAAAATTGTCCTATTTTGAGCGAGAGCTTCACGCGCACCCGATTCTGGAACCGCTACCCTAAATGCAATCACGTTTTGCGGGTCAAAGCCGAGGTCGACGTGCTGCAGCCTAATGAAGCTCTTCATCATCAATCCTGCTCCCGTGAGCAGGATCAATGCGAGCGCCATTTCAACGACCACCAGCGAGGCCCGTTTTCTATTTGAGGCGCGGCGCGTGAGGCTCCCGGTTCCCTGCTTTAGCGTCGCCAAGAGATCCGTCTTCGAGGCGTGAAGAGAAGGCAACAGGCCGAACAAAAAGGCAGTTGCTGTGGAGGACCCGACCGCAAACAGCAGCACGCCCGGATCTAGGCGCGCTTCACTGGGCCCCGGAATCCCGGGCGCCTTCAAGGCCAGAAACAGGCGGACTCCCCAATAGGCAAGCAGGAGGCCGACGGCCCCTCCGATGAAGGACAGCAACACACATTCCGTCAGCAGATGGCGGACAATACGCAAACGCGAAGCGCCCAGTGCGGAGCGCAGAGCGATTTCCCGCGCACGGACGGAAGCGCGCGCCATAAGCAGGTTGGCTACGTTTACGCAAGCGACCAGCAGAACGAAGAGTACCGCGCCGAACAGCGTCCAGACTGTGGATTTGCTCAAGGGACTGACGTTATCGGTCATGGCTCTGAGGGCCACGCTATACTTCCTGCGAATTCTGTCCGATTCTCCGAGATGGGATTCCAGCACATTCATGATCGACTGGGCTTGCAGCAGTGGACATCCAGGTTTGAGGCGTCCGACTACCGTGAAGCCCCCGCCGGGAAATGGGAATGAACGCATCGGATCTTTATCAAGTACCCACGGAATCCAGT from Terriglobia bacterium encodes:
- a CDS encoding ABC transporter permease, with amino-acid sequence MNPLRRIRDLWGKVVRRPRDAELDAEIQAHLDIEMDENIEAGMDPQEARYAAQRKFGNVALSTELTREVWHFGWLDRLCQDVRVAARMLAKSRAFTFAAVLTLAIGIGSTTSIFTVVHAVLYPEYSFPDPQHIVSVSSTDGKHSLAPSFGSFDDWRQKSDVIQELTAYRRTSVAWIDGGEPARIVGIETTANIFRMAGVELFWGRNFDPGADTPGKENVVILGYGFWQRRFGGAPDIVGRSVLINNRPCSVVGVMPAGKGFPTAQINYWIPWVLDKDPMRSFPFPGGGFTVVGRLKPGCPLLQAQSIMNVLESHLGESDRIRRKYSVALRAMTDNVSPLSKSTVWTLFGAVLFVLLVACVNVANLLMARASVRAREIALRSALGASRLRIVRHLLTECVLLSFIGGAVGLLLAYWGVRLFLALKAPGIPGPSEARLDPGVLLFAVGSSTATAFLFGLLPSLHASKTDLLATLKQGTGSLTRRASNRKRASLVVVEMALALILLTGAGLMMKSFIRLQHVDLGFDPQNVIAFRVAVPESGAREALAQNRTIFADQLLRRLQALPQVRAVAASSIFPLDGSNAMTSARMSEAAQDRDRWRNIEPVGITSGYFATMGIPVLRGRGFAEYDSQKVLPEVILSQEAAQQFCPGENPLGKKLFFTGESIPREVIGVVGDVRYGSLQAQFGPKVYVSAADNWIMRNVTFVVRSAGDPRNLAPDLRREVWALDSKMPIEMEMLKDLFETHIASSRFYLGLFTFFAVVSVLMAAIGLYGLVNYSVGQRTQEIGIRMALGAEAKDVLGMVVRNGTRIALVGAGRGIVGALCLTRFIRIFLFGVAPTDGITLGIVSVLLVAVAIFACLIPARRASRIEPSSALKYE